From Candidatus Baltobacteraceae bacterium:
CGCGAATCTCACGCTCGCCGCACCCGAAAGCGAACGCGCGCCGCTCGAAGAACGCGCTCGCGAAGCGCGCGAGGCCGGAGTCCAGGCGCTCGCCGTTTCCGTCGACGTCACCGAGCGCGCGCAGATCGACCGGCTGATCGAGCTTTCGCTGCAGAGATTCGGACGGATCGACGTGCTGGTGAACCTCGCCGGCATCGGGTCGGCGCCCTCCCTGTGCGAAAGCACCGATGAGGAAATCGCGCTCGTGTTCAACGTGAACCTGGTCGGATGCGCGCGTTTGATGCACGCGGCGTTGCCGGTGATGAAAGCGCAGGGCTGCGGTTCGATCGTCAACGTCGGCTCGATCGCCGGCGAAGCGGGCGTGATGGGTGTGTACTCCGCGTCGAAATTCGGGATGCGCGGCCTGACCGATTCGGTTCGCCGCGAGGTGCGCTCGCACGGCGTGCGCGTCACGTTGATCGAACCGGGCTTCGTGCGCACGGCGATGAACGCGGCGATGGGTGAGGGATTGCCCAGCCCCGACGTCGTCGCCGACGCGATCGTCGATGCGGTGCGCCGCCCGCGGCGCGTGCGCATCGTTCCCAAGCGCTACGTGCTGCCGATCGTCCTCGCGCGCGCCTTCCCGGGACTGCTCGACGTCGTCTTCGGTCACCCGCGCATCCAACACCGTCTCAATCGCGACGCGCGCGCCGAACGTGCACGCGGTTCTCGTTAGCGGCGCGTCGAGCGGCATCGGCGCCGCCGCGGTGACGGCGATCGCGCGCGCCGGAATGATCGCCTACGCCGGCGTGCGCACCGAGGCTGATGCGGCGGCTGCCCAGGCCCTGCATCGCAACGTACGCGCGCTCCGGCTCGACGTGACCGATCCTGCTTCGATCGCAGCGGCACGCGACGCGGTACGCGCCGGCGGCGTCGCCCTGACGGGTCTGGTGAACAATGCGGGCATCGCGCTCGGCGGACCGCTCGAATCGCTCCCGCTCGACGCGCTGCGCGCGCAATTCGACGTCAACGTGTTCGGCGCGGTCGCGCTCACGCAAGCCTTTCTCCCGCTCCTGCGCGAACGGCCGTCGCGGATCGTGTTCGTCGGTTCGGTTGCCGGGCTGGTCGCGATACCGTACATGTCGGCCTATAGCGCCTCGAAATTCGCGCTGCGCGCGTTCGCCGACGCGCTGCGGATCGAGCTGCGGCCGTCCGGCATCGACGTTTGCCTGATCGAACCCGGATCGGTCGCGACACCGATCTGGCGCAAGGGCCGCGCGCAGCGCGACGCGATGCTCGCCCGCCTGCCGCAGGACGCTCCGCCGTACTATCGCACCGCCGTCGAATCGCTCGTGCAGGCGACGCAAACCGAGGAACGCGCCGGACTACCACCCGCGCTCGTCGCGGAGGCGATCGTGCACGCGCTAACCGCGCGCAAGCCCAAGGCGCATCACATCATCGGCGCGCCGGCGCGCCTCGGCGCACTGATGGCGCTGCTGCCGCCCGCGCTGCACGACCGATTCTTACGCGCAACGATGCGCCTGCCCTAGAAAAGGCATGCGCTCCCCTTAGGCTCGCTGCGAAAGCACGTATGCGGAGCCGGCCAGTGCCGCGCACACCGATAGATATCGAAGCCATGAGCGGTCGAAGAGGCGAACATCTAGCCACGAGTCGGCGGAGATCGCTCCGGGTCCCCCGAGCGCAAGGAGTACGGCGATCGCGGCGAACAGCGCCTCCTCTTCGCGCTGGTCGAGGTCAAAGCGTTTCGCCCGAATCGTAGTGGCCACCGCCGCGATAATCATGTCGGCAAGCAGCATCGCCGGTCCAACCGGGCCGAGTGCACCGAGCACCACGAGCGCGCCGGCGGTTGTTTCGACGAGGCCGGCTCGCGTGACGTACGTGCCGGCGGGACGAAACCCGAGACTTTCAAATTCCTTTGCGAACGCCCCGTCGGCATCACGCAGCTTCGGCAGACCGTACTTGATAACGTAGCCGCCCGCAACGACGCGCAGGATGAACAACCCAAGATCGTTCGGCATCTTCATCACGCTAGCCAATCCGCAGTGCAGTGTCTGGTCACAAATAGTGTGCAGACTTCCGCTGCCGCTGCTGCTATGGTTCTTCCATGTTTAATCGACGCTACTTCCTGGGTGCGGCTGCCATGGCGGTGGCTTCCGCGCAACTCGGCGCGGCGGAACCTGCGCACGCGGCGAGCGCAACCCGCACCTCGTTTCCCTCACGCAAACAGATCGATGCCGGGCCCTTGAACATCGGCTACGCCGAGTCCGGCCCCGCCGACGGTCCGGCCGTCGTTCTCTTGCACGGCTGGCCCTACGACATCCACAGCTACGTCGACGTTGCGCCGCTGCTCGCATCTCACGGGTATCGCGTGATCGTGCCCTATCTGCGCGGGTATGGCTCGACGCGGTTTCTCTCGAGCGAAACGTTCCGCAATGCGCAACAATCGGCCGTCGCGCTCGACGTCCTCAATCTCATGGACGCGCTCGAGATCAAAAAAGCGATCCTCGGCGGGTTCGATTGGGGATCGCGCACGGTGGACATCGTCGCCGCGCTCTGGCCCGAGCGCGTGAAAGGCCTCGTTTCCGTGAGCGGCTATCTGCTCACGACCCCCCAGGCTCAGCAACAGCCGCTGCCGCCCAAGGCCGAACTCGGTTGGTGGTACCAATATTATTTCTCCACCGAGCGCGGCGTGCTCGGGTACACGCAAAATACCGATGATTTCAATCTGCTCATCTGGCAAACCGTGTCGCCGAAGTGGAACTTCGATAGAGCCACTTACGAGCGCACCGCCCAGGCATTCAAGAATCCCGATCACGTTGCGATCGTGATTCACGACTATCGCTGGCGTCTCGGCCTTGCCAAGGGCGAATCGAAGTACGACGCGCTCGAGCGCAAGATCGCCGCGCTCCCGGTGATTTCGGTGCCCACCATCACGATCGCAAGCGACTTCGACGGAGCGAACGCGAGCGGAACGGCGTATCGCGCAAAGTTCT
This genomic window contains:
- a CDS encoding SDR family oxidoreductase; its protein translation is MRLTGASVVIVGASGGIGSATARAFARAGANLTLAAPESERAPLEERAREAREAGVQALAVSVDVTERAQIDRLIELSLQRFGRIDVLVNLAGIGSAPSLCESTDEEIALVFNVNLVGCARLMHAALPVMKAQGCGSIVNVGSIAGEAGVMGVYSASKFGMRGLTDSVRREVRSHGVRVTLIEPGFVRTAMNAAMGEGLPSPDVVADAIVDAVRRPRRVRIVPKRYVLPIVLARAFPGLLDVVFGHPRIQHRLNRDARAERARGSR
- a CDS encoding SDR family oxidoreductase → MHAVLVSGASSGIGAAAVTAIARAGMIAYAGVRTEADAAAAQALHRNVRALRLDVTDPASIAAARDAVRAGGVALTGLVNNAGIALGGPLESLPLDALRAQFDVNVFGAVALTQAFLPLLRERPSRIVFVGSVAGLVAIPYMSAYSASKFALRAFADALRIELRPSGIDVCLIEPGSVATPIWRKGRAQRDAMLARLPQDAPPYYRTAVESLVQATQTEERAGLPPALVAEAIVHALTARKPKAHHIIGAPARLGALMALLPPALHDRFLRATMRLP
- a CDS encoding DoxX family membrane protein encodes the protein MKMPNDLGLFILRVVAGGYVIKYGLPKLRDADGAFAKEFESLGFRPAGTYVTRAGLVETTAGALVVLGALGPVGPAMLLADMIIAAVATTIRAKRFDLDQREEEALFAAIAVLLALGGPGAISADSWLDVRLFDRSWLRYLSVCAALAGSAYVLSQRA
- a CDS encoding alpha/beta hydrolase gives rise to the protein MFNRRYFLGAAAMAVASAQLGAAEPAHAASATRTSFPSRKQIDAGPLNIGYAESGPADGPAVVLLHGWPYDIHSYVDVAPLLASHGYRVIVPYLRGYGSTRFLSSETFRNAQQSAVALDVLNLMDALEIKKAILGGFDWGSRTVDIVAALWPERVKGLVSVSGYLLTTPQAQQQPLPPKAELGWWYQYYFSTERGVLGYTQNTDDFNLLIWQTVSPKWNFDRATYERTAQAFKNPDHVAIVIHDYRWRLGLAKGESKYDALERKIAALPVISVPTITIASDFDGANASGTAYRAKFSGKYDHRILTGIGHNVPQEAPAAFSQAVIDVDAL